A stretch of DNA from Juglans microcarpa x Juglans regia isolate MS1-56 chromosome 5D, Jm3101_v1.0, whole genome shotgun sequence:
ACCTATGTTAGTTTCAATTTTGCTACTATGCATGGTATTGCTATGGTTGACTTTGGAATGCTAAGTACCATAGCTACTGGATTGGCCATGGATGTACATGGTCCAATTAGTGATAATGTTTGAGATATTGCTTTGGAGATCCAGGTATCTATTGTGATTTCCTAGGAGCTAGTGTACACATCTGACATGCTTCATATATTAGAAAAGATTGAGGGCATCTCTTTTGAGACAATATTATCGTGGTGGAGCATGAAGGAGATGCATCATTGcttttcaaaattcaagaatTATTTTGATGTGCTGCCAAAAAGGGTCAATACAAGCTTGAGCTTGGGACTAGATGCAATCTCATGGCTTTACATAGTAACTTGCGGTTCAAGGAGATAATGCGAGCAAAAGAGCACTTGCATGGTCAATATGGGGACTTATTTCCCTCACTGTGTGTTGATCTTCCAAACATATTTCCATGAGAGCTATACGCAGTGGAGCAATTCTTTTGGGCTGGAAAACTTTGGTACTCTAATAGCATGATGAAGTACATtcgcaccttgtgggcaaggtgctttgaAGGGGGAGGGTTTGTTATACGCTAGTACATCTACAGGACCAGACCAAACCCATTGTGGGCTTTAGGTTGGAGTAATAAAGACTTGGGCTTATTGGCTTTATGGGTTGTGATGTACTTAGTTTTATTGAATCCCTTTATATGCGCCAAGATTGTGCTAGTTGAGCCCAATTGCTTATACCATATGTAGTTACTGATAGTTTGAACTTAAAAGGCCCATGGCCTCTATCTAGCTTTACGTAGAATCTCTATATTAGGGAGTTGGAGAGTGTAATAGGATATTATGAAAAATCAGTTGAAACTTGTAATTTAAAATCTGTTGAAACTTGTAATTTTTCATCTAGAGGAATTAGGAGTCTCGAACATCCCAAGCCGTGATTATCCATCTCCTGCAATTTATGTTTTGCTGAATCTTTGTATTGTTCTTGATTCTCAATTCTAGTCTCGTTTTTATTGTTCTTTCAAAGTGGGATTTATAACAGGGAGATACTGGCGGCACTAGCGGTAGTGGTCATGATTCCTTGGTGTCAAGGTCGTAAAAAAGGGGTGTCTCGAATCTTAAATCACAACTGGGTGTCGGCATAGAATGCAAGTGGGGAATCACGTTAAAAGATCCTGTTGTCGACAAGAGGCTGCCACATTGAATCTGGTAGTGTGGTAGTCTGAGTGGACAAGGACCCCTATGAAGAGGGGGGAACAGGGGGCCGAGAACAGTTTACTCGACTCTTTACTTCCTTCTTCCCCTAATTCATCTggatatattttaactttggcatcggaaaTGACACCGTTACACCGAACCAACACTTCTTCCTCCTTCGCAGGCATCCAGAACACCGTCGTAATTGGTGGCTACAAAACACAAATTAAGAGCCTCCTTCTGATTGAGACAAGACTTTAACAGAGCCTAGATTGTTGAATTGATATAACTACGATATGACTCCTGCGGAATGTTTCCTCTCTACATGAAAGAGAAATCGCGTTGTCTTTGTCGGTATTTTCTCAGGTGAAGAAATTGTAAAACCCGTTATCGACCtctgtgttggaatttgaataCATGGAGGACAGGAGGCCAACGAGGCTTGCCCTGAAGGTACTCATATTGCTGGCGTAGTTACCAGTTTGATAGCAATGCTAAGCCGTGGGAGCAACAGGTACGGAGAAGAAAAGTATTTTCCAACACATCTTGGTTGTTCCCATCTCTAGTCTACAAATTGGAAAGATTCCAACGAAGGAACGGTTTGGACTTTGAACCCATATATATGTGATTCCCGTAGTTTTTAAGGAGAATAGGAATGATGTAGTGGCGCTGCTTCTTTGTAATTCTGAAAATTCATTATGCTGAAAATTCTGGGTCTTAAAAGAATTCAAGCACTGAAGTCCATAAATTAGATTATATGGACTAGCACAACACGCGTGATGTCATGATTAACAAATGTAATTTTGCACAGTGTCAAAAGCACCCGTTGTATGTCTCTTCGAAGCACGAAGCAAGAAAAAATATGCGGTGTGCGTTGTTGTCAAAAAATGGTAAATTAATATCACAAATCTAATgtctcttaactctaaaatttGAACCTTCTAATCTCTGAATTTTTCaccatttatcaaaattattctatttgtCGTTACATTCATGTCAATAAACCACTCGAATAATTGTTCGAAATGTATAATTCACATGCTTTATAtggaattttaagaaaaaataaaaaatttcttatcaACAAATTtactagaaaagaaaattgagaaaataatcacaaaaattagatttcaaacaaaaaaaaaaaaaaaaaaaaaggaaaaaatgaccTTCCTTTATCGGGGAGGGAATTAATCACAACATTTACTGCAGGGaaacttaattatttaaactttaaattttaatcacGTCTAAACATTTGGGATGAAGAAAATgacaccatatatatttttgctGCCTAAGTGCACACCAATGCACAATCTTCATTTATAGAGAAGTTGcttaagaaattgaaaaacaggGGGTGGGGGATGGGAATCTTGAACCTGTAGCTTGCATTCCCACTAGCTTCCATTAAAAGTTAGCGACCATCTAGCTCAGATATTGAAGCTTCATTTATTGAGGCTTGGACAGATCTACTTCGACGCCTATCTGGTCTTGTTACCCCAACACCATTCTCCGATTGGGACGACACATCTGATCTAGTGCTGTGCATAAGAAATGCAGGTCTCGAGGGTACTGGAAGAGTAACAGATTGGCTATTAAACATGAGGACGACTGTAGCCATGGTTGGTCTGTCAACCACATTTTCTTGAACACATAATAATCCAATGTGGATGCATCTCATTATTTGAGTTGTTGACCTGGCCTTTAATGTGGCATCTACAAGATTTGAGGTTGTCCCCTCCCTCCAGTTTTTCCATGCCTGCAGGATGGTTAACATTGGGAGACACCACAATAAGCACAaaacattcatttattttttcaacatcaTATGAGTTACCATTTGGTCGGAATTTGAGATAAAAAGgaaatgcatataaaaaaagaaaatttttgcaCTTACATAACTTAGAAGGCCGCCAGCTTCATTCTCTCCCTGAAAACtagagttattttttttaccgCTCACTATCTCCAGAACTAACACGCCAAAACTAAACACATCAGATTTTACTGAAAATTGTCCGTGCATTACATATTCTGGAGGCATGTATCCGCTGCAGGTGAACATTATCAGCAGCATTAGTTTAAGTTGAAGGACATCATAGCTTTTGGTACATGTAGTTTTTTATGAAGTTCATTCCATCTTATTTATTGGAGATGGTTTAAAGGACCTCCTTGTTCATGTTTGTTTCTATGGCACAAACTGTAGGTGTTACTTACAAGGTCCCCACAATTTTGCTCGTATTGCCTTGAGTTTGATCTGGTACAAACAATCTTGCCGTACCGAAATCTGAAATCTTTGGATTCATATATGCATCTAACAAAATGTTGCTAGCCTTGAGATCACGATGAATAATACGAAGTCGCGAATCTTCGTGAAGGTAAAGAAGTCCTCGAGCTATGCCTTCTATAATTTTGTTACGCATTTCCCAATTCATTAGTGCACTCTTGTTTGGATCTGCATATTCATGCAAATGTACCGTGAATTACATGTTGAAGCAATATACGTGGAAGGCAGGACAATTCCatttataatatgtaattacTATGAATAGAATTTGGGATTTGAGATGAAGGGCAAACATACCAAATATGAACTTTTCAAGGCTTGCATTAGGTACAAATTCATAGACTAGAAgtctttcctttccttccaaACAGAATCCTAGGAGCCTTACCAAATTCCTGTGTTGAAGCGTTGCCACTAACTCGACCTCATTCTTAAATTCTGGATCTCCTTGTTGAGAAGCTTTGGACAACCTCTTCACAGCTATTTCTTGTCCATTTGGAAGCTCACCCTGAAAGATATGAATGAATATACCAAAATCTAGCATATATAACCTCAACATTCATGATATTAGATTTAACTAATTATGACAGGTAAAATGTCATAAATTACGACTGGATTGGGTCTCATTACCTTGTAAACAATACCAAATCCACCTTTTCCAAGCTCGTTTGCAGCAGAAAAGTTGTCCGTAGCAACTTTAATTGTCCCGATGTCAAATTGCAAGGAATCAGCACCACTAATTTCATCCACGCCTTCACGTAAGAACAATCTGAATTAGATCATTAATGCATCGCCAGAAGAAAAGTAATGCAATTATTTAAAGAAATGCAATTAACTTAGAGAAGATCTTCTCTAGTGATGCATCACGTCAAACGCATGCAGCATGGTGTCTAGATATCAATATTTTCCGTGCTACTTAAAGAAATGATagcaaaaatgtaaaataaacaaatactgAACTTACTTTCAAGTTTCTGCCTTGGCTTCTTCACTCTTAAATAGAAGAGGTAGAAACATGACATGCAGAAGATTAGTACAGCAGAAACAACAACCGACACTGCTATAGCAATTGTAGTTCTTGATGAGTTACTTTCCTTCCCTGCAGACACCGGAGTTCTGCTTTTATATaaatgcttttatttattttagtcgGATGAGATGTGGagttagaaataaattttaaaattaatttatacgtaaataaataaataaaaagcgATTAActgaattatataattttatattctaaaaatatagatatGGACCACACGGCATCTCTGCTCTGCATGCCAGAGGCACTTCATAAGAGGTCACTTCAGGGATTTACTTCCTAACGCGTTTAGAGGATACAGACTTGAAAGGTAGTTTCAAAATTTCAGCTGGGGAGACGCCGAGACGGCACCGCCCAGGGGACCATTCGTTTACACCCACAAGTATGAATATGGTAAagttaaagatatatatatacctattaCCTATGATTACAAGAAATAATTGTCTAATCGCCCATCGAAATTCTAATTTATATGTAatattcttctctcaaaatccCTTTGCGGTCCATAAATGATAAAAAGTTGGCACAGTAGGATTTATATACGTTGTAGAGCCAAAACAGAACGAAATGTCGCTGACCATACGTACCTTGTGTGGGTGGAAGCAGTTGTAGTGGTGGGGGGGGAACTGGCTGCGCTATAGGCGTTGGCGGAGGCGACGGAGGTGGTGACTCAGCTGCAGGGTCATAGAAACTGTATATCTCATACCTTAAATCACAACTGGGTGTTACAAATTTTCCTCCTACCTTTCGGCCATTACAACAAGATGACGTATATCCAGCCAACCGCTCTAGGCAGTTGTTGCAGTCAATCGAGGCCAAATCAGGAGTACACTCCAAAAGTGCATAGATTGTTTGGAAGTCTGGGGCTTTCTCGCTTCCCAGAGCGAACTTGCGAGTAGAATTTCCAAATGCGGCGCTTTTTCTTAGCCTATCTAGCAGGGGTCTTAGCACGTTGTTGAACCCTTCTACGTCGGATGCGTTTTGTGTGTTATAAAAAGCAAACATAGGCTGCTCTTCCATAACGCCAAATATAGATCTGTTTGAGTATCGTACAGAACATTTATCGTACCATTGGATTGCCTCCTTCTGGTTGGGACAAGACTGTAAGAGTTCTTGACTTGTCGAATTGATACAACTACGACACTCATCCGGCGTAACGTCTCCTCTACAAAGTGCAATCGCGTTCACTTTGTCGGCATTTTCTCCGGCGGTGAAATTATAAAATCCATAATCGATCTTCGTGTTAGAAGACATGGAGGTAAGGAGGCCAACGAGGTTTGCCCTGTAGGTACTGTTGCTGGTGTAGTTACCAGTTTGATAACAGTACTGCTGAGCCGTGGGAGTAACAAAATGTAAGAGAACGATGCCGAGCAACAAAAGTCGATTTGAATAACACATGATCTTCGTTGTTCCTCTCTCTTTGGCCTGCAAATCAAGGAACCAATATgattatgttttatggagaaTAGGAAGGATGGACTTGCGCTGCACGTTAAAGATACTAATCTGGAAATTTGTGTTGCTTCGGTATTTTAACATAAAGCCTGCGGGCAATTAGATGTTGAAAATTCCAAGTCTCTAGTCATACACGGTCATTGGTCATTACCCTTCCAACTAACAATGTATCTAATGATATATTAATGGTATTAGCCATCAAGTTTTAATCTGAagtctttttaaataaaaataatttaaaagtgataaaaatattatattttatataatggaataaaaataaGACAAAAATACGTTATAAAGTATTACTCTAACAAGGGtaataataatatccttatacttattttattactagtacttttttaaataattattttttctttcattttgttatttgaatatggattaaaaatttcaaatcatgacattcttgcataatctaaaatcaacaaacataatcatgtaatttaattaaaaataaatttaattttataaaaagattttatatcaaacttatataatatttttataattttatattcaagtacttttatttcatctcatgtATATAACGAAATGAAGCCTTAATATATTTAAAGTAATACTAGGTACAAACTCCAAATCGACAAGTCTCATGcaattcttttgtaaaaaagtgagtcttattaataaagaatatttttttaaggtggagtttattttttttataaaaatttactgTAAGACTTATTTATTTAGAACTTGTACTCTTTGAGCATTAGGAGTTGATTCAATAAAGTTTGatcaaaatttagctaaaaaattcatttttataaatttagccaGTCACATTTTAACAATACCAAATaacaaactttttaaatctatcactatttaattaaaatattattttgatatttttatttattttaattcaaattataatttaaatatttattcattattaaaaaaatacacattaatttatttatttttattactaagCCAACATCACACGTTAAAACCCTGCTTTTGCTGGACAtcaaatacttataaaaaaaaagtttataaaatagatgttaAAAGTTTTTCATTGTCAACATCAAACAAAATAGTGATCATAACAGATTCAAGAAGTGTACTTAAAAGCTTCATCCCAGACAGGAATTCGGCGTGGGATTGAAGCTCATATTTTGtggtttttctttcatttttttcttcttgcggACAGCAGACAGCagaaagataaattatttagtCCAAAATAATATTCAGATTTGGCCAATGATATAACCTTTGAGCTATaattactgtttatttattgagtctattatttaattttattaaatccaCTACTAGTGTTCTTATAATCCGTATCAGCGTGATTGAGGAGTAACGTCATAAACgcgtttctttttcctttctgtaTCGGTAAGGTTAGGTTTGGTATTAATGCGTGATGGGAGGGCATTTCATTTGTTTGCAAGcccaggatttttttttttttttttctcaggaaAATAACTTGCATTAAGATATAAATGTACGATTACAGACATATCAAACATAGAAAtaaagacataaataaaaatctgtAAATACGAAAAATCTGTACACCTTTGCTGTaattatgaaacaaaagaattagGGATAAAGAGATGCTTacagtttatttcatttcatccaatatttaaatatataaacataaatattttttaatttcaaatcttcaacgtttttatctaatcattacttaattattacaacttttctaaatttttaaacaaaacaaaacaaaaattaattcaactgattcaaatcacaaaataaaaattatattaaaaaaattatattctaacaatattttaattttataatatttttatataacatttCATCTCTTATTTTCCAAAGTCTAgctcataaaacatttttaactcaaatattttttaactcatctcatctcatctcaattcaaatatctcattactattcataaattattttaacttattaactCATCTCGTGATACAATCCATTTCTTAACATGATGAGTGATGAATTACTTTTCGTCGTTAAAGATCTCGAATGGGGTAATGAGTACTGGCGCTCTCAGtaccataaaatattttctcctcCGATCCTGATCTCTGAAACCAAAGACAATCCCCTTTCACTCTATCTACTGATCATCTCGTATATCTTAATCtgattattttttcaatctaaCTTTGATTAGAGAAAGATGATCCCGAATAAGAAAATTGTACCTGTTTCTGCATGAGTACTTGAGTATTTCAAGCCCCAAAGTGCACGATGTCGAAAATTCCAAGCAGTGGGATGAGCCTACGTACATGCGTGTTTTTTACGTGGACCAGCTGAATCCGATGCGACCACATCTTATTGCATGACTGGTTCAAAGCATCTAAATATCAATACAGCTCATCTTGATCACGACTTGAGTGACACAGGTCGTGGAAAATGGGAAAGCCACAATGAACGTACGTTCTACGTACTTTTGTCTGCCTCACGTTTTATCAACTTGGAAGACTTCCCCTGAATTTTCAACTTGGAATCAAAATACTTCTCCAGAATTGCACATCAGTTCAGATCATATGAGCATGTTTGTGATGATTATATAACTTCGAAAGCattgagagggaaaaaaaaacaaactactTTAAGCCCAGAAGTAGAAGCAAAAAGCCCAAGCAACCGGATATTCGACCAAGTGCGAAGAAAAACTGGTCCAAAAACAATCCCTATCTTTTCAAATCAACTATCAGTTCAATCATGAGAACAAAGACAtttcaaaattccaaaaaaagaaagaaaaatatgtaaaattcaACGAAGTCCATGACTTATTTGCCAAAAATACCTTTTCCACTTGAACCATCCATCACATAAATCAAAATAGGTATAAgaacactaataaaaaaaacttactagTAATAAGAACACTAAATAACCTCGTTGAGTTCTGGTGGTTACAACTATTACTCATTATCCGGTATGTCCTCAATAACGGTTCTGGGTTCAATAATGGTTCTGAGTTTTAACTTTAGCCAGGTTGCTGAACTCCTTTGGATGATCTACACAATATTGCATCTGCTCCTTCAATTTGGCATTAAAGtaacttataaaatttaaaataaatatcctATTTTACAGCAACAATATGATATacttcaaaaagaagaaaaagggatAAGCAGAAGAAAGCCCAAACTCCTTGTTGAGGCTATTGGCAACTGTTGTTGCAGCTTTTCCTCCACCATGTCTCTGGGTGAAATCCTCCTTGATTCGCTTAAGGAAGGCAATTGGAATCTGCCGCCCTTTTTATTCCAGAAAAATTTCCTCCCTATATTTCCTTCGCTTTTTATTTAAGTTAAGAAGCTAGTTCCAGACCAAAAAAGGCCAAGTAACTCATCCTATATGCAGGTCTACATGATTTAGGTACTTTGAATTAAGCTTAAATGCCTAAACCCCAATGTATCAACTGAATGATATTGCATAGTCACTATTTTTCATTCTCATATAAGGGGAAAGAAAGACAAGCATATATtactgaataaaaataaaaaatttaaagaaaaatttaagcAACAAGGACTATATCCATTCCATGGTTTGCAATCTTAGTTCTTAAGACTATACTATAAAGTACATTACATTCTGATTTTATGGGTACAAACTTCACATGACCATTTATGACGTTTCCTGCACAGTTGAACAGAAAACCTTTCAACGAAACATACCTCAGACAGAAGCTCTGTATCATCCATAGCATGGAGATCCAGAAGCCCAGCACCAAAATCACCCCTAAACTCCGGAGAATAAAACCCATCAGATGTGGCTACCCCACTTGAAGTTTGGGCAGTATGCGTGTATGGCTCagaagcacaaaaaaataaaaagaaaacaacacaagCACATGAAAATAAAGCCATCCTAAACTAATCAATAGGATCCTGTTGCGCTGAAGGACCGTGGTTGTGGCGGGGGCGCTGAACCTGGCCAACTTTCTGATCGTGGTTGTGGCAAGGAGTTGAGATACCCAAGTCTTCATAAATGAAGTACATCAACAGTAGCTAACATCTTCGGTGCTCATGAATAAAGAGCTTCGGTCTATAACAGCTTTGAAGTCTATAAAAGGTCTTGTTTAGGGTAGTCTGGTATTTTTTACAAGCCTCAACGGCTCACAATTCAATTTTAGGACATGAATATAAAAACTTCAATGAATCAATTCAAACAATGGAAACAGATTTCTTGGAACATTAAAATCAACATTTCCAGTTCTTTATTACTGGGAACGCATCAATCCAATAATCAATGCATCCATGCCTCTACACCAAACAcaacaaaataatcaaaaaacAATGAGCAATGCTGCCActatgaaaataatttacacCAAAGATGCCTCTTCTGCATTGCTTGAggccaaaagaaagaaaaagaaacaaaaaaaaaaaaaaaaaggcttatgCTAAAGTAAAGGTATCAAGGAACGGAAAAGGGCAAGCTTACTGGCATATAAAATGCACCTCCACCATAGTTTGATTGGCCTGATCCTTTCCCTCAAGCAGTCGAATCCTATATATTAAAAGAAGTTCACAATCTCTGGCTCATATCAAAACTGAAGGAAGAAATAGGGAAAAAAAGTCATGCTATAAAGTACTGGCAAAGAGTACATGCAGTAGGATGAAAACTCTGTAACAATTaggtgaaaaaatattttaccatCTGTGGGCCACCGGAAACATCTCCAAGGGTATTCTCATTAATCGGAGTATAAACATCTCACCAGGCCATTCCCACTCCATGTAATCCCCCATATTTTCTGCTAATAACTGCACGCATTTCAATTTgcttataataaaagtaaactttCCGTCTCTGCCTTTCTTGGGCAAAAGCAAACATCTCATACACACacgtactagctagctagatacaTTGCTTATTCTCTATGTATTATTGTCtgtttgagggaaaaaaaaagagtagagatAAATGGTAGCGCTTTTATTTCTCTCCTTTATGATCAGTCATCAATTATAGACAAATGGTAGtgtatatgtaaaaaaaaaaaaaaccaacactTTGTTCATGAACTGAATTAGACATTTAATTTGGTAGCTTGAGCTCCAGCATTATGAAGTTGTAGTTAgccttttttttaatggaactTTTGGCTGTtcagagatttttttaaataatgaatttaaATTACGATCAGTAATTAGGGACCGGAGAAAAATGATGAGAATAtaagaaggaagaaaataaaatttataagacAAGGAAAccaatcatttcatttcaacaaaaaaaataataataatttgtaaaagttcAAGATCTACAAGCTACACTCAATGCCGTAGACTTTTTAAAAACAGTGATATCCACCCgaaaaaatctacttttatGTAGTAGTaggtattattttttctaaagagTACTCAATTTTCAAAAAGCTTGCATAGAACTAAGCATCATGGCTCGTGGCCAAGAAGTATAGATGAACTTATCACTTGCTTCTCTCCTTCAATATTTTAGTTGAGGGTTAAAaacatgtgaaaaattatttaaaacctGTACGCGTTGCACATGGCCGTAGAGACTAACGAAATACAGGTGATAATAATTAAGCGAAATATATATCGTATATTATCCTATACATATATTAATGCTCGATTTGCAGTCTCaccatcaaattataaattcgTTCGATCGATAGGTACTTAATTCCTTTTCTTCCCAAATCACAAAAGTACTGACAGCACTCCCTCCCTTAACAAAAACAATTGACATGGTGTTGTAACTTGAATAGGCATGCATGTATCATACTTGAGCAAATGCTCTTCAAATGTTACCTTGCGTCATTGTTTTCGTACTAGGAGATACATAAAAGGCTGTTAATTATTGGGTAATTTCAGAATATGAGCAAGTCTGTAGTCTCATCGATCCTATTGTAATCTCAGGCTTTCACGGTGATCAATATCTTGATCAGTGCGTGGTGTCTTTCTTGTACTAATGCTATGAAAATATAATAGCAAGTGAAATTTGCACAAAAACACGTACACCGTGACAACACCCACAAAACACTACCTAGGATCTAACTCTGTAATCGAAACCTCGTACTGACTCACCGGCCTGCAATCAGTGTCCAGTTTCATTGATGTGGCTAATGGAACCCCATTTTGCATAAAACTTGCGGGTTGTGTGGGCAAAGGGAGAGCAATGGAATTGCTATTAAGCATGAGAACAACTGAAGCCATGTCTAGTCTGTCGGCAACATTTGCTTGAACACACAGCAATCCAATGTGAATACATCGTATCATTTCGCTCAGTGGACCACTCCTCAAT
This window harbors:
- the LOC121264375 gene encoding putative receptor-like protein kinase At4g00960 isoform X4; translated protein: MCYSNRLLLLGIVLLHFVTPTAQQYCYQTGNYTSNSTYRANLVGLLTSMSSNTKIDYGFYNFTAGENADKVNAIALCRGDVTPDECRSCINSTSQELLQSCPNQKEAIQWYDKCSVRYSNRSIFGVMEEQPMFAFYNTQNASDVEGFNNVLRPLLDRLRKSAAFGNSTRKFALGSEKAPDFQTIYALLECTPDLASIDCNNCLERLAGYTSSCCNGRKVGGKFVTPSCDLRYEIYSFYDPAAESPPPSPPPTPIAQPVPPPPLQLLPPTQGKESNSSRTTIAIAVSVVVSAVLIFCMSCFYLFYLRVKKPRQKLESVDEISGADSLQFDIGTIKVATDNFSAANELGKGGFGIVYKGELPNGQEIAVKRLSKASQQGDPEFKNEVELVATLQHRNLVRLLGFCLEGKERLLVYEFVPNASLEKFIFDPNKSALMNWEMRNKIIEGIARGLLYLHEDSRLRIIHRDLKASNILLDAYMNPKISDFGTARLFVPDQTQGNTSKIVGTFGYMPPEYVMHGQFSVKSDVFSFGVLVLEIVSGKKNNSSFQGENEAGGLLSYAWKNWREGTTSNLVDATLKARSTTQIMRCIHIGLLCVQENVVDRPTMATVVLMFNSQSVTLPVPSRPAFLMHSTRSDVSSQSENGVGVTRPDRRRSRSVQASINEASISELDGR
- the LOC121264375 gene encoding putative receptor-like protein kinase At4g00960 isoform X2 gives rise to the protein MCYSNRLLLLGIVLLHFVTPTAQQYCYQTGNYTSNSTYRANLVGLLTSMSSNTKIDYGFYNFTAGENADKVNAIALCRGDVTPDECRSCINSTSQELLQSCPNQKEAIQWYDKCSVRYSNRSIFGVMEEQPMFAFYNTQNASDVEGFNNVLRPLLDRLRKSAAFGNSTRKFALGSEKAPDFQTIYALLECTPDLASIDCNNCLERLAGYTSSCCNGRKVGGKFVTPSCDLRYEIYSFYDPAAESPPPSPPPTPIAQPVPPPPLQLLPPTQGTYGKESNSSRTTIAIAVSVVVSAVLIFCMSCFYLFYLRVKKPRQKLESVDEISGADSLQFDIGTIKVATDNFSAANELGKGGFGIVYKGELPNGQEIAVKRLSKASQQGDPEFKNEVELVATLQHRNLVRLLGFCLEGKERLLVYEFVPNASLEKFIFDPNKSALMNWEMRNKIIEGIARGLLYLHEDSRLRIIHRDLKASNILLDAYMNPKISDFGTARLFVPDQTQGNTSKIVGTFGYMPPEYVMHGQFSVKSDVFSFGVLVLEIVSGKKNNSSFQGENEAGGLLSYAWKNWREGTTSNLVDATLKARSTTQIMRCIHIGLLCVQENVVDRPTMATVVLMFNSQSVTLPVPSRPAFLMHSTRSDVSSQSENGVGVTRPDRRRSRSVQASINEASISELDGR